DNA from Acidimicrobiia bacterium:
TCGCCGGCCTGGATGCCGTGTGTTCGGTGAGTTCCTGGTCCGTGTCGAAGGCGAACAGCACCAGGCGGATCTCGTCGTCCTTGTATAGAACCCGGCTGAGGGTTCCGTCTTTCGGGATTTCCACTTCTGAGGCAAGGTCGGTGATGACGGTGGCGAGTGATGTGTCCATTCGGTCAAGGCTAGACACCCCAGGGTTGTATCTTGTCAAGCGGCGGCTTTGTCTCGTGTTGTCTGGCGGTGGGCCCAGGCGGTGT
Protein-coding regions in this window:
- a CDS encoding cupin domain-containing protein, producing the protein MDTSLATVITDLASEVEIPKDGTLSRVLYKDDEIRLVLFAFDTDQELTEHTASRPAIVQIISGRAELVLGEEKTVAVPGSWVHMPAHLQHAVLALEPTILLLTLIRR